From a region of the Paenibacillus sp. FSL R10-2734 genome:
- a CDS encoding response regulator — MLSILVVDDHKEEREGIAFLIKELGFPLQLHVAENGRKALEYVSAHSVDILFTDVRMPIMDGLQLTKEALKLFPKLKVILFSGFAEFEYAKTALSLGVSEYLLKPVNIEAFQTTLEKVIQELKIEQQKEEKAQRKLSYVKKHILFSLVNGIGSPLPLQELSIELPSHYNKMLLLEFDKPFFESVDSEFEEFVLDLIDTSADYLNLNGCQSLLLFPEQEFHSSLFDNNSAMHLHHCILDKYKVNCYLAMKEEVTSILDLGSLLTSLEELMEYRFFLPDTFVFNTQNDLNFSETLYPDLTDSHLLDQIRNNLKDQDVFSLRANTEILYQKYVHQVQYSHLYVKYMFSTIYQEIMTQAAPISEMELQTAVETIYGSEDLRDIKDIIFEGIARIDQNSTNHEPTQNRDVDAVKQYIEQYYADDLSLEMLAAKVYLSPHYLSSIFKKQTGCGLNKYIKNVRMQNAKELLINTHQKISNICTAVGYRNISYFCQNFRDFYGYTPEKYRQYNQKSSVYREEQYATLADT, encoded by the coding sequence ATGTTATCCATATTAGTGGTGGATGATCATAAGGAGGAGCGAGAGGGGATTGCTTTCCTCATTAAGGAGCTTGGCTTCCCACTCCAATTGCATGTTGCAGAAAACGGTCGTAAAGCACTTGAATATGTAAGCGCACACTCTGTCGATATTCTATTTACCGATGTGCGGATGCCTATAATGGATGGATTGCAGCTAACAAAGGAAGCATTAAAGCTATTCCCCAAATTAAAGGTGATCTTATTCAGTGGGTTCGCTGAATTTGAGTATGCCAAAACAGCCCTCTCCCTGGGTGTATCAGAGTATCTTTTGAAACCGGTTAACATTGAAGCATTCCAGACTACTTTAGAAAAAGTTATTCAGGAATTAAAGATCGAGCAGCAAAAAGAAGAAAAAGCACAAAGAAAGTTAAGCTATGTGAAAAAACATATACTCTTCTCTCTAGTCAATGGCATCGGAAGCCCTCTTCCTCTTCAAGAGTTGTCCATTGAATTACCCAGCCATTACAATAAAATGCTGTTGTTAGAATTCGATAAGCCTTTTTTTGAATCTGTGGACTCGGAGTTCGAAGAGTTTGTGCTTGATTTAATAGACACATCTGCTGATTACTTGAATCTAAACGGATGTCAAAGTCTACTACTGTTTCCCGAGCAAGAATTCCATTCTTCCCTGTTTGATAATAATTCAGCAATGCACCTGCATCATTGTATCCTTGATAAATATAAAGTGAATTGTTATCTCGCTATGAAAGAGGAAGTAACTTCGATACTAGATTTAGGTTCACTCTTGACTTCATTAGAAGAATTGATGGAATATCGTTTTTTTCTCCCAGATACCTTTGTATTCAATACGCAAAACGACTTAAATTTCTCTGAGACCCTGTATCCAGATCTTACAGATAGCCATCTACTGGATCAGATTCGAAATAATCTGAAGGATCAAGATGTTTTTAGCTTACGGGCAAATACTGAAATCTTATATCAAAAATACGTACATCAAGTACAGTATTCACATCTGTATGTAAAGTATATGTTCTCCACAATCTATCAGGAGATCATGACACAAGCTGCGCCTATATCAGAAATGGAGCTGCAGACTGCCGTCGAGACTATATATGGATCTGAAGATTTGCGGGATATCAAAGATATAATATTTGAAGGTATCGCTCGGATTGATCAGAATTCTACCAACCATGAGCCTACTCAGAACCGTGATGTCGATGCCGTCAAACAATATATTGAACAATATTATGCAGATGATCTAAGTTTGGAAATGCTTGCTGCTAAAGTATATTTATCTCCACATTATCTTAGCTCTATATTCAAGAAGCAGACAGGCTGTGGGCTTAATAAATATATTAAGAATGTCCGCATGCAAAACGCAAAAGAGTTGTTAATAAATACGCATCAAAAAATCTCAAACATTTGTACCGCAGTAGGCTATCGCAATATTTCATACTTCTGCCAAAATTTCAGAGATTTCTATGGGTACACACCAGAAAAATATAGACAATATAATCAGAAATCCTCTGTATATCGGGAGGAGCAATATGCGACTTTGGCGGACACTTAG
- a CDS encoding sensor histidine kinase, producing the protein MRLWRTLRQNIRDLRFQTKIMLSFMLISMIPVIILGSFCYQEAKSSLIKQSKSDLKAALDQGALALNSQLDVYNKLMNFLSFNQEIINSANHTYTSMYEMYDQLTHVIDQNFNTARYLNTGVEQITLYTGSNLLAHGSTVRPLNDIKQKQWYQMLMKSVDVLWFTDNKEIFAVRRIINTKQKDPKENVLHARVNYNSLFKPFDPLLSQGSEILVKDTYGKSIYASPGIEGYTSSDNTDSLDTLHWKNTKYTVLQSEVPISGWTVMLFKPTKIITNSAWKIIPTIGLVIVACIAAVAITANLFSRKFNSQIKRLRNNMRTVEEGALEVTVTSTSKDEIGDLIRGFGNMVDKTKVLIDKVYIEEISRKEYEMKALQAQINPHFLYNALSLINWRAIRIHATDISEMAQLLSTFYRTTLNKGNNIISVSDELLNVQSYIQIQLNMHSNSFEVEYQIDEAILSYYMPNLMLQPLIENAIIHGIENREEEEGSKIILSGEMVEECIIFKVKDNGVGIPQERLNLLLKSQSIGYGLKNVNDRAMLMYGPEYGLSITSILGLGTEVTFRFPSKRFEGSSDL; encoded by the coding sequence ATGCGACTTTGGCGGACACTTAGGCAAAATATTCGCGACTTGAGATTTCAAACCAAGATCATGCTTTCATTTATGTTAATCAGTATGATTCCTGTTATTATATTGGGAAGTTTCTGCTATCAAGAAGCCAAATCATCCCTGATTAAGCAATCCAAATCTGATTTAAAAGCAGCCTTAGATCAAGGGGCCTTAGCTTTAAATAGTCAACTGGATGTCTACAATAAACTTATGAACTTCTTGAGTTTTAATCAGGAAATTATTAATTCAGCCAATCATACCTATACAAGTATGTATGAAATGTATGATCAGTTAACCCATGTGATTGACCAAAATTTCAATACGGCACGGTATCTAAATACAGGTGTCGAACAAATAACACTGTATACAGGGAGCAATCTTTTGGCACACGGCAGTACCGTCAGACCCCTAAATGATATTAAACAGAAACAATGGTACCAGATGTTGATGAAATCAGTTGATGTTCTGTGGTTTACGGATAACAAGGAGATTTTTGCTGTTCGACGCATTATTAATACGAAACAGAAAGATCCTAAAGAAAATGTGCTGCATGCACGTGTGAATTACAATTCGCTATTCAAGCCTTTTGACCCCTTACTCTCTCAAGGTTCAGAGATTCTCGTCAAAGACACTTATGGAAAGTCGATTTATGCTTCACCTGGCATAGAGGGATATACTTCTTCTGATAACACAGACAGCTTGGATACGCTACATTGGAAAAATACGAAGTACACTGTATTACAATCTGAAGTTCCTATATCAGGATGGACAGTTATGCTATTCAAACCTACGAAGATAATTACGAATTCTGCTTGGAAAATCATCCCGACAATTGGGCTTGTTATTGTTGCCTGTATTGCCGCCGTTGCTATAACTGCCAATCTGTTCTCTCGAAAGTTCAATTCACAAATTAAGCGCCTGCGCAATAATATGCGCACCGTAGAAGAGGGGGCGCTGGAAGTCACAGTCACTAGCACATCCAAAGATGAAATTGGGGATTTAATTAGAGGCTTTGGCAACATGGTCGACAAAACTAAAGTGTTAATCGATAAGGTCTATATTGAGGAAATTTCACGAAAAGAATATGAAATGAAAGCCCTACAGGCTCAGATTAACCCTCATTTTCTATATAATGCTCTTTCGCTCATCAATTGGAGAGCCATTAGAATCCATGCAACAGATATAAGTGAAATGGCGCAGCTTCTATCCACGTTCTATCGGACTACGCTGAATAAAGGGAATAATATTATTTCAGTTTCAGATGAACTATTGAATGTACAATCTTATATACAAATTCAGCTTAACATGCATAGCAACAGCTTTGAGGTAGAGTATCAGATCGACGAGGCCATTCTCTCTTATTACATGCCTAACCTAATGCTTCAGCCTCTAATTGAGAATGCTATTATTCATGGTATCGAGAATAGAGAAGAAGAAGAAGGCAGCAAAATTATTCTATCCGGAGAAATGGTGGAAGAGTGTATCATCTTCAAAGTAAAGGATAATGGCGTTGGCATCCCACAAGAACGACTCAATCTTCTGCTTAAATCACAGTCTATAGGCTATGGCCTCAAAAATGTAAATGACCGGGCTATGCTAATGTACGGACCAGAATACGGCTTGTCCATTACCAGTATTCTAGGACTGGGAACGGAGGTCACATTCCGATTTCCATCCAAAAGATTCGAAGGTAGCTCAGATCTATAA
- a CDS encoding sugar phosphate nucleotidyltransferase, giving the protein MLLSGGSGKRLWPLSNEIRSKAFLRLLPTENGGMESMIERVCRGLEEAGLLDSSCIVTHRSQVEITRKSVGDQVSLLAEPQKRGTFTAVALAASYLHSVKKIDLEEIIVVIPVDSYVEASFFKQLQRFPNVLSESQADIALIGVTPEFPSTQFGYILPSEGSCGTSFLNVDQFAEKPDEARAAEFISQGGLWNCGVFSSSLGHLLSCMVGRDIPVDYIQLLERYDKLPERSFDYEVLEHTRRAVVIPYSGVWADIGSWDALTPHLQEKVIGRGSISEDSKGTHLVNELSCPVHVIGAPGLIVAAGPDGILVAGIEQAKRIKQKLEGHAARPMIEEKRWGSSRILDFSRTAAGDEVTTSKITMLAGKHTSYHFHRHTKEIWSFLSGSGEYRMNGILHVVAAGDTVTVPVGARHGLRAITALELIIIELASFPDAEDYVRVSTGWEGGGSSLDN; this is encoded by the coding sequence GTGCTCCTTTCAGGGGGATCGGGGAAGAGGCTGTGGCCGCTGTCGAATGAGATCAGGTCAAAGGCATTTTTAAGGCTTCTTCCAACAGAAAATGGCGGTATGGAGTCGATGATCGAGCGAGTATGCAGAGGGCTGGAGGAGGCAGGATTGCTGGATTCTAGCTGCATTGTCACCCATCGCAGTCAGGTGGAGATTACCCGGAAATCCGTTGGCGATCAGGTTTCCTTGCTGGCGGAGCCGCAGAAGCGGGGAACCTTTACTGCGGTCGCTCTCGCGGCGAGCTACTTGCACTCCGTGAAGAAGATAGACCTAGAAGAGATCATAGTGGTCATTCCGGTGGATTCCTATGTGGAGGCTTCTTTTTTTAAGCAGCTTCAACGGTTTCCCAATGTGCTTTCAGAATCACAGGCGGATATTGCTCTGATAGGGGTTACACCTGAATTCCCCTCCACACAGTTTGGATATATTTTACCAAGTGAAGGTTCATGTGGTACGTCCTTTTTAAATGTTGATCAGTTTGCAGAGAAGCCGGATGAAGCGAGGGCCGCCGAATTTATTTCCCAAGGAGGGCTCTGGAATTGCGGTGTGTTCTCCTCTTCGTTAGGGCACTTGCTCTCTTGTATGGTTGGAAGGGATATCCCCGTGGATTACATTCAGCTGCTGGAGCGTTATGACAAATTGCCAGAACGAAGCTTTGATTATGAGGTGTTAGAGCACACGCGGCGAGCGGTAGTTATTCCCTATAGTGGGGTATGGGCGGATATTGGCAGTTGGGATGCGCTTACTCCTCATTTGCAGGAAAAAGTAATTGGCAGGGGGAGTATTTCTGAGGATTCAAAAGGAACACATTTAGTCAACGAGCTCTCTTGTCCCGTGCATGTCATCGGTGCCCCAGGTTTGATCGTGGCGGCAGGTCCGGATGGTATTTTGGTTGCAGGGATAGAGCAAGCAAAACGGATTAAGCAGAAGCTGGAGGGTCATGCCGCAAGGCCTATGATTGAAGAAAAGCGGTGGGGAAGCTCGCGCATTCTAGATTTCTCTCGTACAGCAGCAGGTGATGAGGTTACGACTTCCAAAATCACCATGCTGGCAGGGAAGCACACTAGCTATCATTTTCACAGGCATACTAAAGAAATATGGTCTTTTCTTTCTGGTAGCGGAGAGTACCGTATGAACGGCATTCTTCATGTGGTTGCTGCCGGAGACACGGTTACGGTTCCTGTGGGTGCGAGACATGGTCTGCGGGCGATTACAGCGCTCGAATTGATCATCATTGAATTAGCGTCATTTCCTGACGCTGAAGATTATGTGCGTGTTTCTACCGGATGGGAGGGGGGGGGAAGCTCCCTTGATAATTAA
- a CDS encoding DUF6492 family protein — protein sequence MPSSIKVRIRHAVTIDVLIPAIEKDLATLPYVIDAVRKHVKHPIGRILIVAPKKTRILDFCRKKGCTFVDENTVLPITKKDIHYRSRKWERSGWLFQQLLKLNGDKLCTADYFLVIDADTVLIAPHRFREKGKTIFYSRNWSQPQYFATYKKLMGKKAASTSSFVTHYMLFERSQLTQMKREIEIKHQRPWYSAILHSMNRTKQFAFSEFETYGNYLYSKERGGMKIQKSRNKGLHMNAGQLSKQKLSHLAAKYRSLSFHKRKGYVRTASSKSSAGGR from the coding sequence ATGCCCTCGTCCATTAAGGTTCGCATAAGACATGCCGTGACCATAGATGTATTGATTCCGGCAATCGAGAAGGATTTGGCTACACTTCCCTATGTTATTGACGCTGTCCGCAAACATGTTAAGCATCCGATAGGTCGAATTCTGATTGTTGCTCCAAAAAAGACACGGATACTAGATTTCTGCCGTAAAAAGGGCTGCACATTTGTCGATGAGAATACGGTTCTGCCGATTACAAAAAAAGATATCCATTACCGTTCACGGAAATGGGAAAGATCCGGCTGGTTGTTCCAGCAATTGTTGAAGCTGAATGGTGACAAGCTGTGTACGGCTGATTATTTTTTAGTCATTGATGCAGATACGGTCTTAATCGCTCCTCATCGGTTCCGTGAAAAAGGAAAGACGATTTTTTACAGCCGTAATTGGAGTCAGCCTCAGTACTTTGCAACCTATAAGAAGCTGATGGGTAAGAAGGCGGCGTCCACTTCCTCTTTTGTGACGCATTATATGCTGTTTGAACGCAGCCAATTGACTCAAATGAAAAGAGAAATCGAAATCAAGCATCAAAGGCCCTGGTATTCGGCGATTTTACACAGCATGAACCGCACCAAGCAATTTGCCTTCTCTGAATTCGAAACCTATGGAAATTACCTGTATTCGAAGGAACGTGGGGGCATGAAGATCCAAAAGTCTCGCAATAAAGGCCTCCATATGAATGCAGGTCAGCTATCCAAGCAGAAGCTGAGCCACCTGGCGGCAAAGTATAGATCGTTGTCTTTTCATAAACGGAAAGGGTATGTGAGAACAGCGAGTAGTAAGTCCAGCGCAGGGGGGCGATAG